One window of Dyadobacter sandarakinus genomic DNA carries:
- a CDS encoding SusC/RagA family TonB-linked outer membrane protein, with product MKQRFTNACYGLVQLSFAGVALCGAPDIALAKNPDLAVIVAGIDKTVSGRVVSAEDNTGVPGVSVVLKGSRSGTNTDVDGKFTMEVPDNNAILVFSAVGFTTQEVAVGSQSMIDVTLSGDMKTLSEVVVVGYGTQKKSQLTGAISSVTSKQINEMPITNLGQAMQGRVAGVDVAQSGSKPGTVPKILIRGRRSFNAGNNPLYVVDGIPLSGDRNELMATRPFDFVSGGYEDMNPNDVASMEILKDATATAIYGARGANGVVLISTKRGATKGKTTVSYDTYVGFTDALDKIKLLTGPEYAELKRESRRTLGTYKDANGNPVATGVIDTYADSKLFEPIELDGIAQNRTTDYQEMMIKRGFQQNHSIGVQGGNEKTQFYFSGGFFKDKGVIPGLDFTRTSIRVNIDHNINKRIRVGISSYGMYSLRNGANRNPYGYTIGQNPLARAYDDAGKLIFAQTTDALLTNPMAELVKGAQIDETRKYRIFNSLYAEVSILQGLKYRVNFGPDFSLSRAGRFIGAQTNDIKGGNPTAATNSQFGFNYTVENILTYNKTFNNGHSLNVTALQSLQHDNFEFNNVSVQGVPVEGQEFYNVGNANTVLGVGSNLIQWTLNSYMLRVNYDFKDKYLLTVTARRDGSTRFGENHKYGTFPGIALAWNLSNEDFLKSVSWLDQLKVRVSYGLTGNQGISPYQTQALLGRTSYAWGTTAAYGYRPNTIGNPDLKWESSATRNVGVDFSLFAGRVSGSVELYQTNTTDLLLSDQLPTSIGFNAVTRNVGETRNRGVEVGISTVNVNTKSGFKWTTDFTFYKNNEAIISLYNGKVDDTGNKWFIGKPLNSFYDYKKLGIWQTSEADQAKAYGFAVGQVKLQDTNNDGVISADDRVILGSDIPKWQGGITNRFSYAGFDLSFFVFARIGQKIVSKFHQNSLTLQGRYNQIKVDYWTPNNPTNEFPRPNFNQEFPVYNTSFIYFDGSFVKVRNINFGYTFTPKFAQRIGIESLRLFSSVQQPFIFSKYRSKYNGIDPESADGNVNNDVTPATRITTFGLNVKF from the coding sequence ATGAAACAAAGGTTTACGAATGCATGCTATGGTCTTGTCCAACTATCTTTTGCGGGTGTCGCACTATGCGGGGCACCGGACATAGCCCTCGCCAAAAATCCTGACCTTGCCGTAATCGTCGCAGGGATCGACAAAACAGTTTCGGGCAGGGTCGTTTCTGCCGAAGACAATACAGGCGTTCCCGGCGTGTCCGTGGTACTGAAAGGCAGCCGGTCGGGTACCAACACCGATGTCGATGGCAAATTCACCATGGAGGTGCCCGACAACAATGCAATACTCGTTTTTTCCGCGGTCGGATTCACAACCCAGGAGGTTGCCGTGGGCAGTCAGAGCATGATCGATGTCACACTCTCAGGCGATATGAAAACGCTGAGTGAAGTCGTGGTGGTGGGGTATGGTACCCAGAAGAAAAGCCAGCTAACCGGCGCCATATCGTCGGTGACGTCCAAGCAGATCAATGAAATGCCCATTACCAACCTTGGACAGGCCATGCAGGGCCGTGTTGCCGGCGTCGACGTGGCGCAGTCGGGCAGCAAGCCGGGCACTGTCCCGAAAATCCTGATCCGTGGCCGCAGATCCTTCAATGCGGGCAACAACCCGCTTTATGTCGTGGATGGTATTCCCTTATCCGGTGACCGGAATGAGCTCATGGCGACGCGTCCCTTCGACTTTGTGTCGGGCGGGTATGAAGATATGAACCCGAACGACGTGGCTTCCATGGAAATCCTTAAAGATGCCACAGCGACAGCTATTTACGGCGCGAGAGGTGCGAATGGGGTGGTACTGATCTCCACCAAGCGGGGTGCTACCAAGGGCAAAACGACCGTCAGCTACGATACCTATGTGGGTTTTACGGATGCACTGGATAAAATAAAACTCCTGACCGGACCTGAGTATGCCGAGCTGAAACGCGAGTCGAGGCGTACACTGGGTACTTACAAGGATGCCAACGGAAATCCCGTAGCGACCGGCGTGATTGATACCTATGCGGATTCCAAACTGTTTGAGCCCATCGAGCTGGACGGTATTGCCCAGAATCGGACGACCGATTACCAGGAAATGATGATCAAGCGCGGTTTTCAGCAAAATCATTCGATCGGCGTGCAGGGCGGAAATGAAAAAACGCAGTTCTACTTTTCGGGTGGTTTTTTCAAGGACAAAGGTGTCATTCCGGGACTGGATTTTACACGCACGTCCATCCGCGTCAACATTGACCATAATATCAACAAAAGGATCAGGGTAGGCATCTCGTCTTATGGCATGTACAGTCTCCGGAACGGAGCCAACCGCAATCCATATGGGTACACCATCGGTCAAAATCCGCTTGCAAGAGCCTACGACGATGCCGGTAAGCTGATTTTCGCACAAACTACCGATGCGCTTCTGACCAATCCCATGGCTGAGCTTGTCAAAGGCGCCCAGATTGACGAAACACGCAAGTACCGGATTTTTAACAGCCTTTATGCCGAAGTAAGTATTCTGCAGGGTTTGAAATACCGGGTGAATTTTGGTCCTGATTTCAGTTTGTCCAGGGCGGGCCGGTTTATAGGGGCGCAAACCAATGATATCAAAGGAGGCAATCCTACGGCAGCTACCAACAGCCAGTTTGGGTTTAACTACACCGTCGAAAATATTTTGACCTACAACAAGACCTTCAACAATGGCCACAGCCTGAATGTGACGGCATTGCAATCACTGCAGCATGATAATTTCGAGTTCAACAACGTGTCCGTACAGGGTGTACCGGTAGAGGGGCAGGAGTTTTACAATGTAGGAAATGCCAATACGGTGCTGGGCGTAGGCAGTAACCTGATCCAATGGACGCTGAATTCGTACATGCTGCGTGTTAATTACGATTTCAAAGACAAGTATTTGCTGACGGTTACTGCCCGGCGCGACGGCTCTACACGGTTCGGTGAAAACCATAAATATGGTACTTTTCCCGGCATAGCCCTGGCCTGGAACCTGAGCAATGAGGATTTCCTGAAAAGTGTATCCTGGCTCGACCAGCTTAAAGTGCGTGTGAGCTACGGTTTGACGGGTAATCAGGGGATTTCACCTTATCAAACCCAGGCTTTGCTGGGCCGCACCTCGTACGCCTGGGGTACTACCGCAGCCTACGGGTACCGGCCCAATACCATCGGCAATCCCGATCTGAAATGGGAATCTTCCGCAACCCGGAACGTGGGAGTTGATTTCAGCTTGTTTGCAGGCCGCGTTTCCGGCTCCGTGGAACTCTACCAGACCAATACTACCGACCTGCTGCTGTCCGACCAGCTGCCTACCTCGATCGGTTTCAATGCCGTGACGCGGAATGTGGGTGAAACGCGCAACCGGGGTGTGGAAGTAGGCATTTCGACAGTAAACGTAAATACCAAGTCGGGCTTCAAGTGGACGACGGATTTTACGTTTTACAAAAACAATGAGGCAATCATTTCACTCTACAATGGAAAAGTGGATGATACGGGTAACAAATGGTTTATCGGCAAGCCGCTCAACTCTTTTTACGACTATAAAAAACTGGGCATCTGGCAAACGAGTGAAGCAGACCAGGCAAAGGCTTATGGCTTTGCGGTAGGTCAGGTCAAGTTGCAGGACACGAACAATGACGGCGTGATCAGTGCCGATGACCGGGTGATCCTCGGGTCCGATATTCCAAAGTGGCAGGGTGGTATCACCAACCGGTTTAGTTATGCGGGATTTGATCTTTCATTCTTTGTTTTTGCAAGAATCGGGCAGAAAATTGTCAGCAAGTTCCACCAGAACAGCCTGACGCTGCAAGGCCGCTACAATCAGATCAAAGTGGACTACTGGACACCCAATAACCCCACCAATGAGTTCCCAAGGCCAAACTTCAACCAGGAATTCCCGGTGTACAACACATCCTTTATTTACTTTGATGGCTCGTTCGTGAAGGTGCGGAACATTAACTTCGGCTACACTTTCACGCCCAAGTTTGCGCAGCGGATCGGTATAGAGAGTCTGCGTTTGTTTTCCAGTGTACAGCAGCCATTTATTTTTTCCAAATACCGCTCCAAGTACAACGGTATCGACCCAGAGTCTGCTGACGGAAACGTAAACAACGATGTGACCCCGGCTACCCGCATTACTACATTCGGGCTGAACGTGAAATTCTGA